A genomic window from Salvia splendens isolate huo1 chromosome 11, SspV2, whole genome shotgun sequence includes:
- the LOC121754416 gene encoding uncharacterized protein LOC121754416: protein MSAHSLNLFGVLSETKRIINAHSRHFLALSVLFLLPLSFSLVVFPSLSHSPSPLSHYHRSLFFFSSSSPDLPPIATSHLLLASLYALFALFLSLFATASITHSTFHGFYGRPVKFISSIKYVLTSFLPLIGTLIISIFILGLIALGFGGFNVLVYNALALIGVEIDYTNVYLVSFFALNTVLLFGC, encoded by the coding sequence ATGTCAGCACATAGCCTTAACCTCTTCGGAGTTCTCTCCGAGACCAAACGCATCATCAACGCCCACTCCCGCCATTTTTTGGCTCTCTCTGTTCTcttcctcctccctctctccttctccctcgTCGTCTTCCCTTCCCTCTCCCACTCCCCTTCCCCCCTCTCTCATTACCACCgctccctcttcttcttctcctcctcctcccccgACCTCCCTCCCATCGCCACATCCCACCTCCTCCTCGCATCTCTCTACGCTCTCTTCGCTCTCTTCTTATCACTCTTCGCCACCGCCTCGATCACCCACAGCACCTTCCACGGCTTCTACGGCAGGCCAGTGAAGTTCATCTCCTCAATTAAGTATGTGCTCACATCGTTCCTACCCCTAATTGGAACCCTAATAATCAGCATCTTCATTTTAGGGTTAATCGCCCTCGGATTTGGGGGTTTTAATGTCTTGGTGTACAATGCCCTAGCCCTAATTGGGGTTGAAATTGACTACACCAATGTGTATCTCGTGAGTTTTTTTGCCTTGAACACCGTTCTGCTTTTCGGGTGCTGA
- the LOC121754086 gene encoding ribonuclease H2 subunit B-like produces MAWWEGVDETRVLIAQDPSTIGKHQGSFLSLPHPRTGNKACYLCVDGVLQELHWFKQSYGSWFIGDYVCEDGRLYTATPIDPIFILLPVFEEARMKKGNEPGKFRQLDEIVYIQGFPGYQSLSSVAEKAMAVVCDLKEVGSSKFFRLDDMKVLKWLCYKVQQLKQTLQTLDKNYAARDEKDTLFDAVSITREYLKDEPWINLLSNKLKLNIDDLTKAQDVAVLPPSTGNDLGSFAPAQETSVTGKNASRTTRQQAKKAKVEKDTQNIKDMFSRATRKRG; encoded by the exons ATGGCTTGGTGGGAAGGCGTCGATGAAACTCGAGTTCTTATCGCACAAG ATCCTTCTACGATTGGGAAGCATCAGGGTTCATTTTTATCACTGCCGCATCCTAGAACAG GAAATAAAGCGTGCTACCTCTGTGTTGATGGAGTTCTTCAAGAGCTTCACTGGTTTAAGCAATCTTATGGATCTTGGTTCATTGGGGATTATGTTTGTGAAG ATGGCCGCTTGTATACTGCCACTCCCATTGATCCCATTTTTATTCTGCTGCCCGTCTTTGAGGAAGCTCGAATGAAG AAAGGAAATGAACCGGGGAAGTTTAGGCAACTTGATGAGATTGTGTATATTCAAGGGTTCCCTGGATATCAATCTCTGTCATCTGTGGCAGAGAAGGCTATGGCAGTTGTTTGTGATCTCAAAG AAGTTGGGTCAAGCAAGTTTTTCAGGCTCGATGACATGAAGGTATTGAAGTGGTTATGTTATAAG GTGCAACAACTGAAACAAACACTACAGACATTGGATAAGAATTATGCAGCCAGAGATGAGAAAGATACAT TGTTTGACGCAGTGTCAATCACGCGGGAGTACTTGAAGGATGAGCCTTGGATAAATCTTCTTTCCAACAAACTCAA ATTAAATATAGATGACTTAACAAAGGCACAAGATGTTGCAGTGCTTCCACCTTCCACAGGAAATGATCTCGGGTCATTTGCTCCGGCACAG GAGACTAGCGTAACGGGGAAAAATGCATCACGGACCACAAGGCAACAAGCTAAGAAGGCAAAAGTGGAGAAAGATACCCAAAACATTAAGGACATGTTCAGCAGGGCTACTAGAAAGAGAGGGTAA
- the LOC121755737 gene encoding LOW QUALITY PROTEIN: serine/threonine-protein kinase STY8-like (The sequence of the model RefSeq protein was modified relative to this genomic sequence to represent the inferred CDS: deleted 1 base in 1 codon; substituted 1 base at 1 genomic stop codon) has product MESVLTVCIDSGLSLYDDKKQCVSNVLLVNSSANHRKVGDFGLSKLIRVKHSHDVYKMTGETGSYRYMAPEFFKHRKYDKKVNVFSFRMILYXILEGDPPMSQYEPYEAATYVAEGHIPIFRSTKVIPKLKELAVQCWSADMNQMPPHLEILKILEKIEEYLLIITGTYSFHDAPWMLLDKVPELQA; this is encoded by the exons ATGGAGTCTGTGCTGACCGTCTGTATAGATTCTGGTCTTTCCCTATATGATGATAAAAAGCAGTGTGTTTCCAACGTTCTACTTGTCAATAGCAGCGCCAACCATCGAAAAGTGGGAGATTTTGGGTTAAGCAAGCTCATCAGGGTAAAACATTCTCATGATGTTTACAAAATGACTGGTGAGACTGGAAGCT ACCGTTACATGGCGCCTGAATTCTTCAAGCACAGGAAATATGACAAGAAAGTCAATGTTTTC TCCTTCAGGATGATATTATACTAG ATTCTCGAGGGAGACCCTCCGATGTCACAATATGAACCATATGAAGCAGCTACATATGTAGCAGAAGGACACATACCAATATTCAGATCAACAAAAGTTATTCCCAAACTAAAGGA GTTAGCTGTGCAGTGTTGGTCTGCAGACATGAACCAGATGCCACCTCACTTAGAGATTTTGAAGATACTTGAAAAGATAGAAGAGTACCTCCTGATAATCACAGGCACCTACTCATTTCATGATGCGCCATGGATGTTGCTGGACAAG GTGCCAGAGCTGCAGGCCTGA
- the LOC121754417 gene encoding transmembrane emp24 domain-containing protein p24delta9-like, protein MWIRRVDLRMERGGNVMVVLAVIVLLLRRVESIRFDLETGHSKCIAEDIRINSMTVGKYQVVNNNEGLPLPDAHKITIRVTSAYGNNYHYAENIAWGHFAFQAADDGDYMACFYAAETKPSSFMTVEFDWKSGVAASDWSRVAKKGSLLVSALTLSLTSYSLYLMDFHLQAMELELKNMYNTVQFIQDEIYYLRERYNSVLQPNYALQQHILNIFCRF, encoded by the exons ATGTGGATCAGAAGAGTGGATTTGAGGATGGAAAGAGGAGGAAATGTTATGGTGGTTCTGGCTGTGATTGTGTTGCTATTAAGGCGGGTGGAGTCGATCCGATTCGATCTGGAAACAGGGCACTCCAAATGCATAGCCGAGGATATCAGGATCAATTCAATGACAGTCGGAAAATATCAAGTCGTAAACAACAACGAGGGATTGCCTTTGCCGGATGCCCATAAAATCACTATTCGG gTTACCTCAGCGTACGGGAACAACTACCACTACGCAGAAAATATTGCTTGGGGCCATTTTGCGTTTCAGGCAGCGGATGACGGTGATTACATGGCTTGCTTCTATGCCGCTGAGACCAAACCCTCCAGTTTTATGACTGTAGAGTTTGATTGGAAGTCCGGTGTCGCTGCCAGCGACTGGAGCCGTGTTGCCAAGAAAGGTTCCCTTCTTGTAAGTGCTCTCACTCTCTCGCTTACCTCTTACTCTCTATACTTGATGGATTTTCATCTTCAGGCAATGGAACTTGAGTTGAAGAATATGTACAATACAGTCCAGTTCATTCAAGACGAGATATATTACCTGCGCGAAAGGTATAATTCAGTTCTACAACCAAACTATGCTCTCCAACAACATATCTTGAATA TTTTCTGTCGCTTCTAG